DNA from Sorex araneus isolate mSorAra2 chromosome 6, mSorAra2.pri, whole genome shotgun sequence:
CAGACTCCATGAGATCCTGAAGATTTTGTAagcaacttaattttattttttttaatttttaagtatatattttatcttataaagtagttcacaatattttattacatttaatattcaaacaccaatcccaccattacaccttcccaacaccatatttcgggtgtttccatcccgaaatCCAATCCatgacccaaagcagaaccaaagtaatgaattttgtattttttgttataaaaaaccactgaaaatgctaaaaaatagTATCATTAGAGAAAAAGGGGTGAGAATTGATGTattccacccaggggccattaagccctagtataagatatcactaacatgttgttagaagttgagctttgtgtgcttttacatatacatatgtacatatatattacatatatacatatgtatctgtaaaaatgaTATTTCCCTCTAAGCTTGGTTatctcctactttgaaccctatgaaatgtggtgtgctactcttggagtacAGGTAGGGTATGTGGTATGAAGTGTGGCACAGTCACATTTGtgggttcactcctgggtgaggctctgcccgagcatgtggagagtggctgtgagcatggtagtgatgtgttctggaggtttttggctgcggcTGTTGGGTCCCTTGGGAGAGGAGGGCTTTCTGtctcccccctctggggctccctgagtgaaacagcctggcacggggttgGCAGCATGGTGATGGTGAGCATCATGGGAACAGCTTAATTTTAGAACTCAGAGAGATGTCCACAGACTGCAGTGATCACACAAATAGGAAGCTCCATGCCCAGGAGAACAGTCTTGATTGTCATTCTTCTCACTCTGCTCACCATTTACCTCTCAGCTAACCAATATTTCTCTTCTCTACTCCCTTACcatctcttctcttccccttctctggGTTTGTACACATTACATATCTCTGTCCCTTGTTTCTTCTGATTGGTTACAACCTTTGCAGTCATCCCCTTGGAAAGACCAACCAGATTGCATATACAAATAGGAGTATGGCATGTTTGGGGGACAATCCATCAGGTCACACATCACttgtcttgtatcacttgttgtcccgttgatcttcgatttgctcaagcagacaccagtaacatctccatttgttcatgtgcgagctagtgcagcccaatgatatctgcttgctccatgaACAGGacgagcctcaaatcattcattcagggatttgacgaagacatctgactatctagttggtgggcagccacacggtcttctgacatcctgtggaatccagtcggtaacagctctagtccagtggtcatctctgaatcacattacatgaccagcccatttgatttttgatgccttggcaaatgcaGTGTCCCTGTTTCTTGACCAtccacagaggtcagaactctggattccttctctcacttgagtgagacgtgatactcctagcatagctctttcgattcctctttgggataccctaatagcgtatccagttctcatcctgtttgcgtagggcccaggtttctgaggcatatgtcagtgcaggaagcacagtggaatctaaaagatgtgcccagagttggaggttattcgttctcttaaccacttctttgatgcttttgaaggcattccacgctgctctcttcgtcctgcgcaattctggcaccaagtcattcctcatgttgagttctcgacccaggtacacatagctgctgcattcggagatgttcgttccattgagagcaaatagagcttcagggaccagttcgtttttcatgagcatggtcttgttgagattcagctgcaatccgacctttccacactcttggtcaaagtcggccagcatttgtgcctgttggctaatgtttgatgttatgagaacgatgtcatcagcgaagggaaggtggtgtaattgccgaccatctatcttcactcccattccttcccataccaatcatcacatgatgttctcgaggatggcactgaagagtttctgtgaaatggtttcgccctgctgcacccctctctttacatcaatgatgacttccttatagaatggtgagatcttggtggtgaatccacaatacagcttgtggaggattttgatatactgagtttgaactccctgtttggctagggctttgatgactgcttcagtcttaacagaatcgaaggccttctttaagtcgatgaatgttagacagagcagcatcttgaactctcgcgaaacttcaatgagtttggtcactgtgtggatatggtcgattgtgctgaatccccttcagaacctggcttgctcgcatggttgtccttcgtctaatgttttgcctattctattcaggatgactcgagtgaacaacttgtagatgagaGGTCACCATAACATACATATCTATAAAGTGATGATATGTACCCTCATTTAAACCATATGTGAAAATGTTCAATAGGATCACATATGCCCTTAATAGAGTTTGTAAGGAGGGGGTTGGAGATTGCACAGAGGACAAGGTACTTGCCAACCCATGTCCAATCCTAGTTCAATCCCATATGGGTTCTtgtgcctcaccaggagtgatccttgagcacagagcagaagtaagtcctaagtatCACCAAACTGGGCCTATAAATAACAAGTAaaataccaaaatcaaaacaaaaaaaaatattttctcttaaagtactgatatttattcagctactcattaagctgactgaattgggcatgaactcgacattattttttattctgaatctgaattgtattgttttattattactcttattatcaattattattatttaccacaatgagatacagttacaaagctttcctgtttgagtttcagtcacacaatgatctatcaccaaaccctccaccagtgcacatcctccatCACCAAGGTCCTCAgtatctcccaccccacccctccccttgtttctatggcagacaatctcccccatactcttctttgtattgcttgtatGAATACCAGAAGATGTTGGGGCCATGATCAcctggattctaaaattttagataattagggtctagaCAAATCTCTCTAGCAATGTGCTTGGTTAAAAGATTCATTTGTACGTCTCTGGATTATGACCATtcaggagcttaagtagcagccggaGGAGGTTTGTGGGCATAACCTCCAGGGTTCCATGGGGACGTGCCTGCCCATCTCCCTATCCCTTGAGTCCTGGAGTTTGCCATTactgaacccacatacctgcacTTTTCATTGGGTTTTCTAAGTTGGTGGTTGCCAGGGTTCTCAGGAGGTAGATGGAGGGGTGATTCCTGCCCCCGTCTGACACACCCCAGTGGAGTCATCCTGGTTTAGGGTCTGGAGGCAtatctgcagtgagctgctctgtttagagattcttttgtgtgtctctggatcatggcccttgttttcattttttccagaGTAATATACTATGGGCCTATGCCTTGCAGGGCACGCCCGCTCACGTGCAATACGCTGTGCTGCTGGACCTAactgtagcttttgatctcttcaagattcatgggtctctgaaataggccagtaaaatgagcttgtatagctgaggcagaggtggtttgtgggtgtggctcccacaaacCTAACTTTTAGCTGTTTAatatcttggtaaacttggccccaagtttttaggccaaaggcacagtagcaattttggAATATCAGGAAGTCTAAAGGcaccgtcaggctgctgatgcatttgccCTGAGAAAACTAGGATCCTGGGAAGGTTGGTGCCAAAAACTTTCTAGAATACAGGTCTTGTGGAAGAAAGACAATGTGGACAGGATGTTCAGGACTCATCTGGTTTTTATTAAATTTCGGTATTAACCTTCAAATTtaccatttcaaaataaaatgcccagattttattttataattaaaagctataaaattctgataaagaagaaatccaaTGATTGATTTCACCCAAAGAAGGGAatcagcagtaaaaaaaaaaccaaaagaaaaataaaagtaatagaagtaaaaataaacatcattACTGGTTCTTTCAATTTTATGAGCACTTATATGTATAGTGTTTTCATATAATCACATATATATCCATGCATCAATCCTCCTGTCAATCATTTATCTATGAAGATCTCTAGGATCTATTTACCTATTTGCATAATATCTATCAACTCTTTAGCATGCTTTGATACTATAATTATGAATTCAGcactcctcttttatttatttcttttgcccTACCAGAAGCcaatatttcacaaatatttctgatatttttaatattattatacttTGTTTAAAACTTTGAAGTATTACCTAATTAGTAATACCTAATAGCTCAGGAGTTATGTCCTTTTCCATGCATATTTAACACCTCTAGATCAAAACTGCAAAAGGTATCTTGCTGAATACAGCAAAAGTGAAAGGAATTAGAATAAATACCAAGCCTTAACTCTGTAAGTAAGATACATATTAACTTTCACATacgtcaagtttttttttttttaggaaatgaaCTGTGCAATTACCAAAAAAACAGATAGAATACAAACATCCATTAGTGTTCAGGGCtgatttctggctctggactcaggactCATGTGTGGCTTAGAGCACCAAATTTCAGAGttggaactcaggtcggccatatgcaaggcaaatacttgacccattgcactattgctctagcccgaaCATTTTGACAAATATATAAACTATACATCATTCGTTGTTTTCTATTCCCATCTCCTTTCATACCAGTTTATTTGATACAATAGTAAAATTCTTAGTAATAAGTAGTTGAAAAATGTTCAGTAGCAgctctttaaattttataataatttatacatatagTGGCTTTCCATATGATACATTTGTTTTAAAGTAATCTTTAAAAtgggttaaaatatttttagacaaaATAATACTCTATTATGGAATGATAAGATTAATAGCACTATTAATGACTCTGAGTTGTTCTAGATATATCCATAAATTGATTTGAAATTTCAGATAAAATGATTTCTTAAAGCTGACAACAGAATTTATTCCAAGTTAGATGAAATATTTGAGATGACTCAATTGAGACTTATGACCAAATAGAAAAGGAACCAATTAATACAAAATATTACGTCTTTGAGTCATTGCGTTTCAGTAGAAATTTCCTCAGTGCGGCCACAACATCTTTGTTTCTTAGACAATATATCAAGGGATTAAACATGGGTATGACAATGGTATATATAAGAGAAAATATCTTTTCCATGCCCTTATAGGGACTAGATACTGGTTTTAAGTACACAAGGATTCCTGATCCAAAGAATAAAATCACAATTGTGAGGTGAGAAGAGCAAGTCGAGAAGGCCTTCGCTCTCCCAGTAGCTGATGGCAGTTTCAGGATAGTGGAGATAATATTCACATAGGAGCCCAGTATCAGTATAAAGGGAACAGTGACGATAAGAACAGCAATGATATAAATCAGCACCTGAGTCATAAATATGTCTCCACAAATTCGCTGAACTACTGGCGGCACGTCACAGAAGAAATGATTCAGCTGATTCGAGccacagaaggaaaaagagaagacgTGGTAGGTGAAGCCGGTGTATACTGGAATTGAACTGACCCAACATGCAGTTGCCAGTTGAAGACATAGTCGATTGTTCATGATGAGATGGTAGAGCAAGGGGTTGCaaatggccacatacctgtcataagCCATGACGGTGAGAATAAAGCACTCGGTAGCACCCAAGATcagaaagaaatacatttgaacaGCACAGGCCAGAAAAGAAatacttctgttttgtttatgaAGATCTGATAATAATCTGGGAGCAGTCACTGATACATAACacatttccaaaaaagaaaaattgccgaggaaaaaatacatgggggactggagggaAGCATCAACCTTGGTTATTATAATAATGAGACTATTTCCCATCAATATTGTGGTGTACATAATTAAAATCACCCCAAATAGAAATCCTTGAAGTTTAGGAACATCTGAAAAACCAAGAAGAATGAAATCCACCTCTGTTGAAATGTTCTCCCATCTTGGATATTGTCCTGTGGATTTCATCTATGGATGAAAATATTTGAATGCTTTGAAGTGACTTTAATTCTCTGTGTAGGGTTGCAGAATGTGACACACTGAACACATGATTTTTAATACTCATGGGAGCGATATTCAATTTTGCAATCTATTCATTGTAATAAACTTCAAATCGATattctctaaaacaaaaaaaaatattgaaattttataaaggCTTCTTATGCCTTTCTACCTCAAATTAAAGATTCTGGGAGAAAACACAACATAGATTAATgaataatacaatttaaaagcTTAGGGAATGGAAAATTTTGTGAGTAATATTGATAGGTCTCCTTTTGTGATTTGTATACAGACTTTCTAGCCTCTCTTccaagttaaatattgctttctccCAATATTTTGTTATGATTCTAGAAACTTCACCTACTTTTTCAGATTCCAGATTCATCTTGGCTTTGTACTGAAGATAAAATCCCTTTCTCCCTTTGAAAAACCAAATTCTTATTCAATCTCACAAATTACAACAGATGAAaccatttctaataatttttctttcatctaaGTCTTGCCTCCCCTAGATTCCTTCCTTCTCATTTAAGTAAATCATCTGATCTGATTTTAGTATATAACCAAATATACTACAAATATGAAACTATGAGCTGTACTTTGCTATGACTTTACCATTGACTCAAAAGTGATGACAATGAACAACAGCCTGGTAGATGTTCAACTTGATCATGAGATGCATAAATAGGAACTGGTTTCCTCACCCTCTCTTCTCTTGCCAACTCCCATTTCTTTCTCTGTAggcctctttcttctcctctcttcacATTTTAGTATTACCCATTTTATGCCTTCTCAATTTTTTCAGCTTTTATAGCACACTTTTCATAAATGCATGGATCTTATGGAATGATATCTAATGGAAAAACAGGTGCAGCGGAGGAGAACTCAATTTTCAGTGACCTAGCTATGTTTAATGTATATATCAGGCAGTGAATTTGCATGGATTTTGTACTACACATCATAGTTTATGATAGATTAATACTAAGTACATGATAAAGTCAAAGTGTATTAAAAATCAAGGGTACTGATAGTAAATGATATGAGCTCATTTGGAGTCTTCTCAGAGATTATAGACTGGTGGTGACGCCAGATACACTAGATAGATATTACATTTAAGATATATGCCAAGGTATTCTGGGACTTCCAGGCCATTTATTAGTGAATTTCTATCCACTCTCATACTTTGTCAAATATTAGAGGAAATAGACTTATTAGATTACTTTTACTTTTGGGGGAGATTGAttccaagcagtgcccaggggttctGGGGGTCCCTTAGGCAAGCCTCACCAACTAGGCTGTTGGTTCAATATGAGTTCTAGAATACAATGAGTGTTTGCGCCCTGTGGTATTAGTGATACAAGAGCCCCCTagattaaattttagttttaagaaaagataataaaaatgtatttctggtGAAAGGGGTCTTTATGTCCTAGAGTTATGTATTTCAGTAGATAGCTCTGTAGTATTGTAGGTGAGCGCTGTGTCCATTTAACAATTAATATATGCAAATGATTTTCCATTGAGTTTAGcaatcattttctaatttttaaagtactCGTGTACAAGAGAATAGGACACTACCAGACTTATAATGGAAATAATTTAAGTTCTGGTGTCTGGAAATGTTGAATGTTCCTTATTGTAAAATATATGAAGTAAAAATTAACATGTGGATCAATTTGTTTTGTGAAGAAATTAATCAGATTTCTGCAAATAGCTTGTCTTGAAGCCAgcagttatatttatattatagatTGCTCTATAGTTAGATTTCCTATATCTATCATTATTTTAACCCTCATGTTCtatcttctattttctatttttttcatctttgattCAGCGCAAAAGTCGATTTAGTAACACCAGCATTAAAAAACACTTACCTGGTAAAAATTTGGCAATAATATTAGATTCATGCTTAATGGTCTGTGAGTGCAAAAAAAGTAGCAGTAGCTTCAAATAGAACAGTGCATACTTGAGCACACATTGGTAATTAAAATTCACTGGCCCCCAGAATACATTCAATATGcaatattattttgaatatttgaataatgTCAATATTCAAATTCAAAGGAGAGAACTGTTTACAAAGACCAATTGATTTCAGTTTCATTGTCCATTGTAAACCTCactataataaaactaaaataaaagacaacttATTGTTACAGTCTGACTGTTACAAGTCCAGAAGTTTTATCTTAAATGAATCTTTTCGGAAGAAAGACTCAATATGTTTTTCTTAAATATCTATTATAATTAAATGCACACTAATGTTGCAGGACATCAGAGTGCTTTGGAACACTGGATCAGGAGTAGTGTCTAAGGAACACCAGTTGTtatccaaaccaaaataataatgataaaaataaaaacaaactacacTTAATCCACAAAATGgtattttagtttattaaaatagaaattactgttaaattttaaataattactatGGATAAATTAATTGCAGCTTACCTTTTTATACTATAAAAAACATCACTTGCTTCTTTAGAAAGAATACAGCACTATAGACCAAATTTGTGGTtttgaaaatcaagaaaaatattcagCTGCAAAGTTTTCTTGAACTCATGCTTTAGTCAAATCGATGGAGCACTTTACAGAGAAAACTCCAAGCATAGACTCATTTTAAGGATAGCTTCCCTGCCAACAAGTTGTGTTTGAAAGAAAAATGCTCTGTTTATCAAGATGCAATTAGAAACATAATCCAGACTGTCTGTGGTTGGACCCATGCTGCTGTAAAATGTCTCCCTCTGTGGAACGTGGTCTGGGACCTGCTAACTTCCTGGCCATCCTTTGTACCTGTGTCCCCATTCTCTGTCTCTGAGGAATTAAACTAGTTCATTAGGAACTGCGTATAAAACATTCACAGTCTTTCAGTTGTACTCTGTTTATGTAAGGTTACTAATTTGAAATAATTACAATGCAATCTATTTTCTTATTCCTGTATTTGGGTCTCACCCAGGTGTGCTctgggcttagtcttggctctgctcccaggactCTCCCTGGTGACGGCGGCTGCTCGGCTGCTTACTTCCCAGAGGATCCCAGGCCAGCTTGTGATCCAGCTCAAGGGGAGATGGCACTAGGGCCTCAGAAAAGGCTTTCTAGTGAATCTATGACCAAGCTGTCCCCTGCTAAGGACAGTTCTTGGGATTTGATAGGAAATGAAACGGCCATGAATTCCCCAAACTTTCTCAGAGGTACCTCTGTTTACTAGACAGGGGTTTCAAGTTGGACACTCATTCCTTTAAATTCCACCTTTCCCAGAacccaggcctggccctgcagtCCCATTGGCTTCCTAGTGATAGTCCCACCCAACCCCCAGAAATTCCACTCAGGGCTTAGAGACCTTGGCCTGTGGCGTTGGCATCGTTTCCCTGTAGGCATCATGTTTTCTCATCCGGACAAAAATCAAAGTAAGCTAGCAAAGCTTCCCCAGCTGCCACAGGACTATGTAGCCATGAGCAACTGGGTATTAGGGACCTctcaaggggtgggggtgatggagaaCAGAGCAAACTTAAGGCCCTGGCAAGCTAACCAGGTGGGATGCTATTCCTGCCGACCATATTTCTGGTTTCCTTTACAATGGTCAGGGGCCTAAATCCATGGGACTTAGGGAGAGGCAACTGGCCTAGCCTGTCATAGGGACCTGGAAAGGCAGGGATGCCCTGACTTCCTCTTGCCATGATTGGGAGGAAGACAGATGGGAGCAAATGCCCTGCAGTCTGGCCAGTCCTGGATTCAGGAGGCTTGTGAGAAGTTGGCAGGAGCAGAATGTGGTTTACTGGTTACAGGGGCATGATGAGGCCCCAGCTGACctgcagcacctctgggtgtgatggCTCACATGCCCCCCAGTCAATGGATATCAGGAGTCAGAGGGTCAGCTGCATCCTCACATCGGAATAATGGGAGTCTGGAAGGGGTACCAAGAGAAGGGTGCT
Protein-coding regions in this window:
- the LOC101547827 gene encoding olfactory receptor 10AG1-like; translated protein: MKSTGQYPRWENISTEVDFILLGFSDVPKLQGFLFGVILIMYTTILMGNSLIIIITKVDASLQSPMYFFLGNFSFLEMCYVSVTAPRLLSDLHKQNRSISFLACAVQMYFFLILGATECFILTVMAYDRYVAICNPLLYHLIMNNRLCLQLATACWVSSIPVYTGFTYHVFSFSFCGSNQLNHFFCDVPPVVQRICGDIFMTQVLIYIIAVLIVTVPFILILGSYVNIISTILKLPSATGRAKAFSTCSSHLTIVILFFGSGILVYLKPVSSPYKGMEKIFSLIYTIVIPMFNPLIYCLRNKDVVAALRKFLLKRNDSKT